The Chlorocebus sabaeus isolate Y175 chromosome 6, mChlSab1.0.hap1, whole genome shotgun sequence genome has a segment encoding these proteins:
- the KLK1 gene encoding kallikrein-1 has translation MWFLVLCLALSLGGTGAAPPIQSRIVGGWECSQPWQAALYHFSTFQCGGILVHRQWVLTAAHCISDNYQLWLGRHNLFDDEDTAQFVHVSESFPHPCFNMSLLKNHTRQADEDYSHDLMLLRLTQPAEITEAVQVVELPTQEPEVGTTCLASGWGSIEPENFSFPDDLQCVDLKILPNDECAKAHTQKVTEFMLCAGHLEGGKDTCVGDSGGPLTCDGVLQGVTSWGYVPCGTPNKPAIFVRVLSYVKWIEDTIAENS, from the exons GTGCTGCGCCCCCGATTCAGTCCCGGATTGTGGGAGGCTGGGAGTGTTCCCAGCCCTGGCAGGCGGCTCTGTACCATTTCAGCACTTTCCAGTGTGGGGGCATCCTGGTGCATCGCCAGTGGGTGCTCACAGCTGCCCACTGCATCAGCGA CAATTACCAGCTCTGGCTGGGTCGCCACAACTTGTTTGATGACGAAGACACAGCCCAGTTTGTTCATGTCAGTGAGAGCTTCCCACACCCTTGCTTCAACATGAGCCTCCTGAAGAACCACACCCGCCAAGCAGATGAGGACTACAGCCACGACCTCATGCTGCTCCGCCTGACGCAGCCTGCCGAGATCACAGAAGCTGTGCAGGTTGTGGAGTTGCCCACCCAGGAACCCGAAGTGGGGACCACCTGTTTGGCCTCCGGCTGGGGCAGCATCGAACCAGAGAATT TCTCATTTCCAGATGATCTCCAGTGTGTAGACCTCAAAATCCTGCCCAATGATGAGTGCGCCAAAGCCCACACCCAGAAGGTGACAGAGTTCATGCTGTGTGCTGGACACCTGGAAGGTGGCAAAGACACCTGTGTG GGTGATTCAGGGGGCCCGCTGACGTGTGATGGTGTGCTCCAAGGTGTCACATCATGGGGCTACGTCCCTTGTGGCACCCCCAATAAGCCTGCTATCTTCGTCAGAGTGCTGTCATATGTGAAGTGGATCGAGGACACCATAGCGGAGAACTCCTGA